The genomic segment CGCTTTGGACGCGGGTTCAACTCCCGCCGCCTCCACTAGCCTTTTGCATGCCTCAATTAATTAATGCATTCATAATAGGTGCCCAGAAATGTGGTACTACCTCATTGCTGAATTATATATCAGAACACGATGATATATTAGGGCATGAACAAATTGAGATGAGTTTCTTTTATAAAGATGAAGAATATAGAGAGGGCTATGAAGAAGCTTGGAGAAGGTATTACCATTCATCAAACGGTAACAACATAGTAGTAATTGCGAAAAATGCGCATATGTATAGAGATGAAAAAGCTATAGAAAGATTGTATAATCATAATCCAAAATGTAAAATTATTTTTATTGTGCGAAATCCTGTCGATAGAGCGTACTCATCCTACCTTATGGAAAAAAATGCATGGGGTGAAGTTTCAAGTTTTGATGAGTTAATTATTCAAACTTTAAAAACTAAAGATGATTGGAGATACCGGGTTTATATAGAATTAGGAATATACCACTATCACTTGCAAAGAATTTTCAAGTATTTTAAGAATAACGTTATAGTTATAAGACTTGATGATTTAAGAACAATGCCTGAACAAACCGTTAAGAATATTTATTTTGAATTGGATGTTGATGATAGTTTTACACCCGATTTAACTAAATCCTATAATGTAACCACCAAAGTAAGATCTGAGTGGTATGCGAAAAAATCAGCAAAAATACTCAGGGAAGACTTTTACCTGAAAAAAGTGTTGAAATCAATATTGAACGATTCATTTACATACAGACTTGGTCAATATTTGAGAAAAATTAACAGGAAAAACGGGGCTCATCAACCCATGGATTCACACACGAGAGAAAAGTTAGTTGAATTCTATAAACCCCATAATGCTAGACTATCAAGAATGTTCAATATGGATTTTAGTTGTTGGGATAATTAGGAATGTTT from the Candidatus Neomarinimicrobiota bacterium genome contains:
- a CDS encoding sulfotransferase, which produces MPQLINAFIIGAQKCGTTSLLNYISEHDDILGHEQIEMSFFYKDEEYREGYEEAWRRYYHSSNGNNIVVIAKNAHMYRDEKAIERLYNHNPKCKIIFIVRNPVDRAYSSYLMEKNAWGEVSSFDELIIQTLKTKDDWRYRVYIELGIYHYHLQRIFKYFKNNVIVIRLDDLRTMPEQTVKNIYFELDVDDSFTPDLTKSYNVTTKVRSEWYAKKSAKILREDFYLKKVLKSILNDSFTYRLGQYLRKINRKNGAHQPMDSHTREKLVEFYKPHNARLSRMFNMDFSCWDN